In a single window of the Falco rusticolus isolate bFalRus1 chromosome 11, bFalRus1.pri, whole genome shotgun sequence genome:
- the NEXN gene encoding nexilin isoform X4 — MMVSDTKFIILNAFLFYVLAFFLIHQNVSVHLFQLSFSYLHFFYIFTKILLSSSKPVQKSYVPKLHKGDVKDKFEAMQKAREERNQRRSRDEKQRRKEQYVREREWNRRKQEMKELLGSDEDDDAKLSKIEKGYVPKLIGTVKGKFAEMEKQRQEEERKRMEEERKRRIEQDMIEKRKIQRELAKKAQEEGDDSLLVTVVPVKPTKTPGKMKINFENTGKERAEQRQRQDEEMKLKYEEQNQFLKETKGLSFVKGENEDKETQEPLSPGKLKVTFEELERQRQENQRRQAEEEARQRLEEEKRAFEEARQQMINEGGDEESESSVKEFRPGKLRLSFEEIERQRREEEKRKAEEDARRRIEEEKRAFAEARKNMQVLDDDSPEMFKTVSQESLIPGKLEINFEELLRQKMEEEKRRTEEERRQKLEMEKQEFQQLRQEMGELEEESETFELSKEYEELIKLKRSGSIQAKSLKSKFEKIGQLSQEEIQKKIEEERAKRRAMDEEIREREAEKFQEDDEVDVRPAKKSEAPFTHKVNMKARFEQMARAREEEEQRRIEEQKLLRMQFEQKEIDAALQKKREDEEEEEGSIINGSTCEDEEDQARSGAPWFKKSLKNTSVVDGEPVRFTVKITGEPKPEVTWWFEGEMLQDSEDYQYIERGETYCLYLPETFPEDEGEYMCKAVNNRGTSASTCILTIETDDY, encoded by the exons ATGATGGTTAGTGACACAAAGTTCATAATCttaaatgcatttctcttttaTGTTCTTGCATTCTTTCTAATCCATCAGAATGTTTCTGTCCACCTGtttcaactttctttttcttatcttcATTTCTTCTATATCTTCACCAAGattctgctttcttcatctAAACCCGTCCAAAAATCCTATGTGCCCAAGCTTCACAAGGGCGATGTAAAGGATAAATTTGAAGCTATGCagaaagcaagggaagaaagaaatcaaaggagATCTagagatgaaaagcaaagaagaaaagaacaatatgttagagagagagaatggaacaggagaaagcaggag ATGAAAGAACTCCTTGGATctgatgaagatgatgatgcaAAATTatctaaaatagaaaaaggtTATGTTCCAAAGCTAATAG GAACCGTTAAAGGCAAGTTTGCAGAAATGGAGAAGCAAAggcaagaagaagaaagaaaaagaatggaagaagaaagaaagcGCAGAATTGAACAAGATATgattgagaaaagaaaaattcaaaggGAATTAgcaaaaaaagcacaggag GAAGGGGATGATTCTCTGCTAGTTACAGTAGTGCCTgtaaaacccaccaaaacacctgggaagatgaaaataaactttgagaacacaggaaaggagagagcTGAACAAAGACAGAGACAGGATGAAGAAATGAAGCTAAAATATGAGGAACAAAACCAATTCCTTAAGGAAACCAAGGGCCTTTCATTTGTCAAG GGTGAAAATGAAGACAAGGAAACCCAAGAGCCTCTGTCTCCTGGTAAGCTGAAAGTTACATTTGAAGAACTTGAAAGacaaagacaggaaaatcaAAGGCGgcaagcagaggaagaagcaaggcAGCGTTTAGAAGAGGAAAAGCGTGCCTTCGAAGAAGCTAGACAGCAAATG ATAAATGAAGGTGGCGATGAAGAATCTGAAAGTTCCGTTAAAGAATTCCGTCCTGGTAAACTGAGACTCAGTTTTGAGGAGATAGAGAgacagaggagagaagaggaaaagaggaaagctgAAGAGGATGCAAGACGACGCatagaagaagagaaaagagcaTTTGCTGAAGCAAGGAAGAACATG CAGGTGCTGGATGACGACTCAccagaaatgtttaaaacagtTTCTCAAGAATCTCTCATACCTGGtaaactggaaattaattttgaggAGTTGCTGAGGCAAaagatggaagaagaaaagaggcgCACAGAAGAAGAGCGTAGGCAAAAgttggaaatggaaaagcaagaatTTCAACAGTTAAGACAAGAAATGGGAGAG CTGGAAGAAGAGTCCGAAACTTTTGAGCTAAGCAAAGAATATGAAGAATTAATAAAGCTAAAAAGAAGTGGCTCTATTCAGGCAAAGAGCTTAAAAAGCAAGTTTGAAAAAATAGGACAATTGTCtcaagaagaaatacagaagaagaTTGAAGAAGAGCGAGCAAAGAGAAGAGCAATGGATGAAGAAATAAGAGAAAGGGAAGCTGAAAAATTTCAAGAG gaCGATGAGGTAGATGTGAGACCAGCCAAGAAATCTGAGGCTCCATTTACTCATAAAGTCAACATGAAGGCTCGTTTTGAACAAATGGCAAGAGccagggaagaagaggagcagaggagaattgaagaacaaaaattactACGCATGCAgtttgaacaaaaagaaattgatgCGGCATTACAGAAG aaaagggaagatgaagaagaagaggagggaagTATTATCAACGGTTCTACTTGCGAAGATGAGGAGGATCAGGCTCGATCTGGAGCTCCCTGGTTCaagaaatcactgaaaaacaCATCAGTTGTTGATGGCGAGCCAGTGAGATTTACAGTTAAAATTACTGGAGAACCAAAACCTGAAGTTACATGGTGGTTTGAGGGGGAAATGTTGCAGGACTCTGAGGACTATCAATACATTGAAAGAGGAGAAACCTACTGCCTTTACTTGCCAGAAACCTTCCCAGAAGATGAAGGGGAATATATGTGTAAAGCAGTCAACAACAGAGGCACGTCTGCTAGCACCTGTATTCTCACCATTGAAA ctGATGACTACTAA
- the NEXN gene encoding nexilin isoform X3, with product MMVSDTKFIILNAFLFYVLAFFLIHQNVSVHLFQLSFSYLHFFYIFTKILLSSSKPVQKSYVPKLHKGDVKDKFEAMQKAREERNQRRSRDEKQRRKEQYVREREWNRRKQEMKELLGSDEDDDAKLSKIEKGYVPKLIGTVKGKFAEMEKQRQEEERKRMEEERKRRIEQDMIEKRKIQRELAKKAQEIDDFNNTGTESAAEEGDDSLLVTVVPVKPTKTPGKMKINFENTGKERAEQRQRQDEEMKLKYEEQNQFLKETKGLSFVKGENEDKETQEPLSPGKLKVTFEELERQRQENQRRQAEEEARQRLEEEKRAFEEARQQMINEGGDEESESSVKEFRPGKLRLSFEEIERQRREEEKRKAEEDARRRIEEEKRAFAEARKNMVLDDDSPEMFKTVSQESLIPGKLEINFEELLRQKMEEEKRRTEEERRQKLEMEKQEFQQLRQEMGELEEESETFELSKEYEELIKLKRSGSIQAKSLKSKFEKIGQLSQEEIQKKIEEERAKRRAMDEEIREREAEKFQEDDEVDVRPAKKSEAPFTHKVNMKARFEQMARAREEEEQRRIEEQKLLRMQFEQKEIDAALQKKREDEEEEEGSIINGSTCEDEEDQARSGAPWFKKSLKNTSVVDGEPVRFTVKITGEPKPEVTWWFEGEMLQDSEDYQYIERGETYCLYLPETFPEDEGEYMCKAVNNRGTSASTCILTIESKS from the exons ATGATGGTTAGTGACACAAAGTTCATAATCttaaatgcatttctcttttaTGTTCTTGCATTCTTTCTAATCCATCAGAATGTTTCTGTCCACCTGtttcaactttctttttcttatcttcATTTCTTCTATATCTTCACCAAGattctgctttcttcatctAAACCCGTCCAAAAATCCTATGTGCCCAAGCTTCACAAGGGCGATGTAAAGGATAAATTTGAAGCTATGCagaaagcaagggaagaaagaaatcaaaggagATCTagagatgaaaagcaaagaagaaaagaacaatatgttagagagagagaatggaacaggagaaagcaggag ATGAAAGAACTCCTTGGATctgatgaagatgatgatgcaAAATTatctaaaatagaaaaaggtTATGTTCCAAAGCTAATAG GAACCGTTAAAGGCAAGTTTGCAGAAATGGAGAAGCAAAggcaagaagaagaaagaaaaagaatggaagaagaaagaaagcGCAGAATTGAACAAGATATgattgagaaaagaaaaattcaaaggGAATTAgcaaaaaaagcacaggag ATTGATGACTTTAACAATACGGGAACTGAATCAGCAGCTGAG GAAGGGGATGATTCTCTGCTAGTTACAGTAGTGCCTgtaaaacccaccaaaacacctgggaagatgaaaataaactttgagaacacaggaaaggagagagcTGAACAAAGACAGAGACAGGATGAAGAAATGAAGCTAAAATATGAGGAACAAAACCAATTCCTTAAGGAAACCAAGGGCCTTTCATTTGTCAAG GGTGAAAATGAAGACAAGGAAACCCAAGAGCCTCTGTCTCCTGGTAAGCTGAAAGTTACATTTGAAGAACTTGAAAGacaaagacaggaaaatcaAAGGCGgcaagcagaggaagaagcaaggcAGCGTTTAGAAGAGGAAAAGCGTGCCTTCGAAGAAGCTAGACAGCAAATG ATAAATGAAGGTGGCGATGAAGAATCTGAAAGTTCCGTTAAAGAATTCCGTCCTGGTAAACTGAGACTCAGTTTTGAGGAGATAGAGAgacagaggagagaagaggaaaagaggaaagctgAAGAGGATGCAAGACGACGCatagaagaagagaaaagagcaTTTGCTGAAGCAAGGAAGAACATG GTGCTGGATGACGACTCAccagaaatgtttaaaacagtTTCTCAAGAATCTCTCATACCTGGtaaactggaaattaattttgaggAGTTGCTGAGGCAAaagatggaagaagaaaagaggcgCACAGAAGAAGAGCGTAGGCAAAAgttggaaatggaaaagcaagaatTTCAACAGTTAAGACAAGAAATGGGAGAG CTGGAAGAAGAGTCCGAAACTTTTGAGCTAAGCAAAGAATATGAAGAATTAATAAAGCTAAAAAGAAGTGGCTCTATTCAGGCAAAGAGCTTAAAAAGCAAGTTTGAAAAAATAGGACAATTGTCtcaagaagaaatacagaagaagaTTGAAGAAGAGCGAGCAAAGAGAAGAGCAATGGATGAAGAAATAAGAGAAAGGGAAGCTGAAAAATTTCAAGAG gaCGATGAGGTAGATGTGAGACCAGCCAAGAAATCTGAGGCTCCATTTACTCATAAAGTCAACATGAAGGCTCGTTTTGAACAAATGGCAAGAGccagggaagaagaggagcagaggagaattgaagaacaaaaattactACGCATGCAgtttgaacaaaaagaaattgatgCGGCATTACAGAAG aaaagggaagatgaagaagaagaggagggaagTATTATCAACGGTTCTACTTGCGAAGATGAGGAGGATCAGGCTCGATCTGGAGCTCCCTGGTTCaagaaatcactgaaaaacaCATCAGTTGTTGATGGCGAGCCAGTGAGATTTACAGTTAAAATTACTGGAGAACCAAAACCTGAAGTTACATGGTGGTTTGAGGGGGAAATGTTGCAGGACTCTGAGGACTATCAATACATTGAAAGAGGAGAAACCTACTGCCTTTACTTGCCAGAAACCTTCCCAGAAGATGAAGGGGAATATATGTGTAAAGCAGTCAACAACAGAGGCACGTCTGCTAGCACCTGTATTCTCACCATTGAAAGTAAGAGTTAG